Part of the Lytechinus variegatus isolate NC3 chromosome 16, Lvar_3.0, whole genome shotgun sequence genome, ccaattttttctgacttatggtTTTCATTATATAAAGCATGCaatcttaaacacataggagtaatgccaaaaatttgttcgcattattattattgcttacCATCTTCTGCACCAAAAGAATGAAGCAGTTGCAGCCACTCTTGATGCTCGGAGTCATTAAGGTAGGGACGATACTTCACCATGTCTCTACGTAGACGATCAAGATGAAGTTCTTCAATTCTCCTTGAAACAATTTCTGGCAATCCAGGGGGATGCTCTTTCAGTATGTAACTGGCACCTGTTGTTGCGGTCCAGACTGGACTACTGCTccatttttttgtgtttatGACCGCATGTCCttgaatttttgttattttaaattGATGTGGCAGGCTATGATGTGATGGTTTATTTATGTGTGTTTCAAGCCAGTCCCTAATGTTATATATGATGTGTATCCTTTCTGCTGTTGTGTTTGGCTTCTTGTATGAAAGTGGGATGTGATGTAGTAAAGATGAAAGTGTTGGAATGTTATGTTTTGATGTATGTGTAGATATTCTACTGAACAGCTGATCAATGTCCTCATGGGTGTGCCCTTTCATTAGGAAGCACAATTTGATCTGTAAAGACATAAACAAGAGAAGCAATGTAAACAATGTAACTACAAGGAGTATTTCATGTGGTAATAGTTATTATATTTGGCACTACTGCTATCTACATACGGTACCACTCTATATCAAATATCAATGTGTAGGAACCTCTTCCTACCCATATACAAGTCTAATGTTGACATTGCCACCAAAAAGTAGTAGCACCTGTCTATCTTCCTCTATGTgggcaaaatataatatacTGTACgattagttttcagtttttcacATACCATTTTTCAACGGTCAATGCATgtctatacatgtacttttgacTACAAACTGTTAATTTTATTCTTCTACTCATTTTGACAGTTACCTTTTTGAACACGTTGAGTTCCACAAGAAGGGCACACAAAGCAAGGAGACATTGATTTTTGTTCTCCCTCCCGCAGTTATCCATTTGGAGGTATAGTGTGTCAGGAAGAGAATTAGCATATTTATTTAAAACTTGAAGAAGAATGTTCGCAGTAAGGTTGGAGTCATGGGGATACTCTTTGTTGTCGACAAACATGTGTTGTCCCCGCCCATGAACTATTGTCCCAGTTACATGCGATGGGAGTCTCCATGCTGATGAAATTGATTTGGCCGTTCGGTAAAATTTTGGAATGCTGGTGGATTGCTGATCCATTCCATCGATGATAATGCTGATGTACTTCTCTGGATGTTGTTTTGCTTTTTGTGCATGCTTGTAATACTTCATTCTTTCAGTTCtgtagaaataataataaaggaagaaaTGCTTAAATGAAGCACAATTTTTCAGGCAAGAACTTAACATTGCAAATAGTAGCTattgaaaaatatgacacaaCTTAGTAAATAAaatctttcatatttcactGTGATATTGTCAAGCAGATTGATCTTTGGTTCTATACAATATATCTGATCTCATAttattttcccccatttttttgcTCCAAGGGGCAGTTTTATTTACAATAAATGAAAGCTTTCAAAAGTAgaataattatatgaattatacatgtaatgctTCAGCATACTCAATTTtagaataatttattttctttcccatttatatcataattgtaattttcatctAAAAGTTGTTTCAATTGGCTTTTGtaatctacctacacaccaaaaatttttaaaatctgttgaatatttcacAAGTTATCATGTGGAAACCAACTTGCATAtctaatgagctgtgacctttgacctgcagacTTCTAATTCGagcttagcctgtattttggtgtcatcttcCTACGTacccaattctttttttttaatctgttgaatatttcataagatatcatgcggaaaccaacttgcatatttaatgagctgtgacctttgacctgcagacTCTGAATTCGAACTTAGCTTGTACTTTGGTGtaatctacctacacaccaacatttttacaaaatctgttgaatatttcacAAGTTACCATgaggaaaccaactcgcatatttaatgagctgtgaccatTGACCTATGACCTGTGAACTCCAAATTCAAACTAAGCCTTTCAAAGATTTCAATGTCATAATGCCGCCATAGTCACTGTCGGTAAAGCAGCTCCTTTTTTCATGCTATGCTATGCaggcaaaacaatcattcagaAAGAAATAGTAAATATCATACTTTTGTTGAGTAAGATGATCCTCCCTTTGTTGCTGGAGGGCTTTCCTTGCTTGTTTGTCATTGGTTCTTTCGATGCTTTGCTTCAGTTGAGTACAGACATCACATTTTGAAAACCTGTTCACCTgttataaagaataaaaaatcatgAGTAATCAGTCTTGATTAACAAGAGGAATGCATCTGGCAATGTAGCCTGAATTATGCTATTCAGCATCAGtggcaaaaaatatatatacatatataaaatgaatagtttttcaaaaagggaagaaaaaaatacaaattcattaataatattcaaataatcaaatccaaagtttgttgacctaaaattacctttgacctttgcCCAGTGacctgaaattacatttctCCATTTGCTAATACCTGATAACCATTATATGACAGTTTTATGGACTAGGGACTTACACTTGCAAAATTATCTTTCAACATTTTAAACTTGGTTTAGTTTCTCTTAATTATACAGTATgtgtaagaaaaaagaaaaccaaaactCAGGGTATATTTTACCATCAAATTTATAAATATGCTTCATGGATGTACATCAATGAAAAGATGCACTTCCCCTCTTTCATTTGAAGGCCATTGGTGCTAGCAAACTTCCATTTGCACGAGCAAATTATGAATTTGAGTAAGTTTTCTGGCTCTTACTGCTTTGTATTTGGAAAACAAAGTTCAT contains:
- the LOC121429987 gene encoding uncharacterized protein LOC121429987; its protein translation is MQSRAVASSLIWLDRFSRRFGDKLPAQDKIHLPSCLTRASVHQIMKEELEDLGEEVCCKEHFYRIWKKEMSHLTIPKVNRFSKCDVCTQLKQSIERTNDKQARKALQQQREDHLTQQKTERMKYYKHAQKAKQHPEKYISIIIDGMDQQSTSIPKFYRTAKSISSAWRLPSHVTGTIVHGRGQHMFVDNKEYPHDSNLTANILLQVLNKYANSLPDTLYLQMDNCGRENKNQCLLALCALLVELNVFKKIKLCFLMKGHTHEDIDQLFSRISTHTSKHNIPTLSSLLHHIPLSYKKPNTTAERIHIIYNIRDWLETHINKPSHHSLPHQFKITKIQGHAVINTKKWSSSPVWTATTGASYILKEHPPGLPEIVSRRIEELHLDRLRRDMVKYRPYLNDSEHQEWLQLLHSFGAEDEGSLQTWILLDILMSKDAIAADEQNAINSDIYLSNDEQDPIPPVNLGRKTSQKKQPMVPDIGQMMCVFLEEYRNEWPQVGKITALHEDSATLHWFTGTTTSNWIALDTPSRGLNGGSEPYISTVLKSSFITGSFTLTPQGKLPQDIQRQLREKREELYS